The Candoia aspera isolate rCanAsp1 chromosome 6, rCanAsp1.hap2, whole genome shotgun sequence genome has a segment encoding these proteins:
- the SAP130 gene encoding histone deacetylase complex subunit SAP130 isoform X1, with the protein MSSQQFPRTGAPPPSLGPAPPPISTSGSAGLINPATTVVSDEPNRELEVTPRDHVVPAGSLQSREEKQETVVVRPYPQMQMLTQHHTVPSGVPVTVAAPPTHLAPAVPLSFSEGLMKPPLKPTIPSRPIAPAPPSTLSGPTKVPGQVTVTMESSIPQASAIPVATISGQQGHPNSVHHIMTTNVQMSIIRSSAPGPPLHIGASHLPRGAAAAAVMSSSKVTTVLRPASQLPNAATAQPAVQHIIHQPIQSRPAVTTSSTIPPAVVATVSATRAQSPVITTTTTHATESALSRPTLSIQQHPPSAPISIQRPAQPRDTATRITLPSHPAIGTQKQQLHPMAQKTIFSTGTPVAAATVAPILATNTIPSVTTAGSIPHTQAATSTIVTVTMPSHSSHATAVTTSNIPVAKVVPQQITHTSPRIQSDYTAERSNLIPISSHRASPNPVAMEARNDNRQSVPVQFQYFLPTYPPSYPLAAHTYTPITSSVSTIRQYPVSAQAPNSAIAAQTGVGVASTVHLNPMQLMTVDASHARHIQGIQSTPIGAQGIQPAPISAQGIQSTPIGTQGLHPAAPIGTQSLQTAPLGPQQPQTETKTSVVLADGATIMANPISNTFNSASASTTVVQTHSQSANSSTSAQGSSPRPSILRKKPTTDGLAVRKSLIPPQPSEVAGTRVESSVRSASGSPRPAGVKPKPEIHVSMAAPVTVSVEAVSIQSNEQPPVSVPTSQQPQSAIPTIITAASPPSQPTAALSSIPGTLPAPPPTSATVVTVPPPPSTISGILSTVLGPVVPEIKIKEEVEPLDIMRPVSAVPPLSTNSVSPSVTLLANNLTVPQSDLPPGASPRKKPRKQQHIISTEEGDMMETNSTDDEKSTTKSLLIKAEKRKSPPKEYIDEEGVRYVPVRPRPPITLLRHYRNPWKAAYHHFQRYSDVRVKEEKKAMLQEIANQKGVSCRAQGWKVHLCAAQLLQLTNLEHDVYERLTSLQEGIIPKKKAATDDDLHQINELIQGNMQRCKLVMDQINEARESMLKVLDHKERVLKLLNKNGTVKKVSKLKRKEKV; encoded by the exons ATGAGTTCTCAGCAGTTTCCCCGTACTGGAGCCCCTCCCCCAAGTCTAGGACCAGCTCCTCCTCCAATCTCCACCAGTGGATCTGCTGGACTGATAAATCCAGCAACCACAG taGTGAGTGATGAACCTAATCGAGAATTGGAAGTGACTCCCAGAGATCATGTGGTTCCTGCTGGCTCTCTTCAGTCTCGTGAAGAGAAGCAGGAAACAGTGGTAGTTCGACCATATCCACAAATGCAAATGTTGACACAGCACCATACAGTGCCGTCTGGTGTACCAGTTACAGTGGCAGCTCCTCCAACACATTTGGCTCCAGCAGTgccactttctttttctgaaggGCTTATGAAG CCTCCTCTGAAGCCCACAATACCCAGTCGTCCTATTGCACCAGCACCACCATCTACTCTGTCTGGTCCCACCAAAGTCCCTGGGCAGGTTACTGTAACAATGGAGAGTAGCATTCCACAGGCATCTGCTATTCCCGTAGCAACGATCAGTGGACAACAG GGACATCCCAACAGCGTGCACCATATAATGACAACCAATGTTCAGATGTCAATCATCCGAAGTAGTGCTCCTGGGCCACCCTTACATATTGGAGCTTCTCACTTGCCTCGAG gggcagctgctgctgctgtgatgTCAAGTTCTAAAGTAACAACTGTTTTGAGGCCAGCTTCACAGTTGCCAAATGCAGCAACAGCTCAACCGGCAGTTCAGCATATCATTCATCAACCTATCCAG TCTCGGCCTGCTGTGACAACTTCAAGTACAATTCCGCCTGCTGTAGTTGCAACGGTCTCAGCCACAAGGGCTCAGTCACCTGTTATTACTACAACAACCACACATGCTACAGAATCTGCTCTCAG tcGGCCAACACTGTCAATTCAACAGCACCCACCTTCTGCACCTATCAGTATTCAGCGTCCTGCCCAGCCAAGGGATACAGCAACCAGAATTACTTTACCTTCCCATCCAGCCATAGGAACACAAAAACAACAGCTTCACCCCATGGCTCAG AAAACAATTTTTAGTACTGGTACTCCAGTAGCAGCAGCAACTGTGGCACCAATTTTAGCAACAAATACTATTCCTTCTGTGACTACAGCTG GTTCCATACCTCACACTCAGGCTGCCACAAGTACAATTGTCACTGTGACTATGCCCTCACACTCATCCCATGCAACAGCTGTGACCACTTCAAACATCCCAGTTG CTAAAGTTGTCCCTCAGCAAATCACACACACCTCTCCCCGTATCCAGTCTGATTACACAGCAGAGAGAAGTAATCTCATTCCTATATCTAGTCACCGTGCATCTCCAAATCCAGTGGCAATGGAAGCTAGAAATGATAATAG ACAGTCAGTGCCTGTTCAATTTCAGTATTTCTTACCAACATATCCTCCTTCATATCCTTTGGCTGCCCACACTTACACACCTATTACCAGCTCTGTATCCACTATCCGCCAATATCCTG TTTCAGCCCAGGCTCCCAATTCTGCCATAGCAGCTCAAACTGGAGTAGGAGTAGCTTCAACAGTGCATCTTAATCCCATGCAGCTGATGACAGTAGATGCATCACACGCCCGTCATATACAGGGCATACAGTCTACACCAATTGGTGCACAAGGGATACAGCCAGCACCCATCAGTGCCCAAGGAATACAGTCTACGCCAATTGGAACCCAAGGGCTACATCCAGCTGCACCAATTGGCACTCAAAGTCTTCAAACTGCACCACTGGGGCCTCAACAACCACAAACTGAAACCAAGACATcag TGGTCTTAGCAGATGGAGCCACCATTATGGCCAATCCAATTAGCAATACATTCAACTCTGCTTCAGCTTCAACCACAGTGGTGCAAACCCACAGCCAGAGTGCCAATTCTAGCACATCAGCTCAGGGTTCATCGCCACGTCCAAGCATTCTCCGAAAGAAACCTACTACTGATGG GCTGGCAGTGAGGAAAAGCCTCATTCCTCCTCAACCATCTGAGGTAGCTGGCACTCGTGTAGAGAGTTCTGTGAGAAGTGCAAGTGGATCACCAAGACCAGCTGG TGTTAAACCTAAGCCAGAAATTCATGTGTCAATGGCCGCTCCCGTAACAGTGTCTGTGGAGGCAGTATCCATACAGAGCAATGAGCAGCCTCCTGTCTCGGTCCCTACTTCTCAGCAACCACAGTCTGCCATTCCAACAATCATCACGGCAGCTAGTCCACCTTCACAGCCCACAGCTGCTCTGTCAAGCATTCCAGGAACACTTCCAGCTCCTCCACCTACTTCAGCCACAGTTGTAACTGTTCCTCCACCTCCATCAACCATAAGTGGTATCCTCTCTACAGTACTGGGTCCTGTTGtgccagagattaaaataaaAGAGGAGGTAGAACCTTTGGATATAATGCGACCAGTCTCAg caGTCCCTCCACTGAGCACAAATAGTGTGTCTCCATCTGTTACATTGCTGGCCAACAACCTTACAGTGCCCCAAAGTGACTTGCCGCCAGGTGCTTCCCCAAGGAAAAAACCACGTAAGCAGCAACACATCATCTCTACAGAGGAAGGGGATATGATGGAGACCAATAGCACGGATGATGAGAAATCCACTACCAAAAGCTTGCTGATAAAGGCAGAAAAGCGCAAATCACCTCCAAAAGAATATATAG ATGAAGAAGGAGTGAGGTATGTGCCTGTACGTCCAAGACCACCCATAACTCTGCTTCGTCACTATCGCAATCCATGGAAAGCAGCCTATCACCATTTCCAGCGGTACAGTGATGTCAGAGTAAAAG AAGAGAAGAAAGCTATGCTACAAGAGATAGCTAATCAGAAAGGGGTATCTTGCCGTGCCCAGGGCTGGAAAGTCCATCTCTGTGCAGCACAGTTATTACAGCTG acTAATCTGGAACATGATGTGTATGAACGACTCACTTCCTTACAAGAAGGCATTATCCCCAAGAAAAAGGCAGCAACTGATGATGACCTGCatcaaataaatgaattgatACAG GGAAATATGCAGAGATGTAAACTTGTAATGGATCAAATAAATGAGGCTCGAGAATCCATGCTAAAGGTCTTGGATCACAAAGAGCGTGTGTTGAAGCTCCTTAACAAGAATGGAACTGTCAAGAAAGTATCCAAattgaagagaaaagaaaaggtttaG
- the SAP130 gene encoding histone deacetylase complex subunit SAP130 isoform X2, whose amino-acid sequence MSSQQFPRTGAPPPSLGPAPPPISTSGSAGLINPATTVSDEPNRELEVTPRDHVVPAGSLQSREEKQETVVVRPYPQMQMLTQHHTVPSGVPVTVAAPPTHLAPAVPLSFSEGLMKPPLKPTIPSRPIAPAPPSTLSGPTKVPGQVTVTMESSIPQASAIPVATISGQQGHPNSVHHIMTTNVQMSIIRSSAPGPPLHIGASHLPRGAAAAAVMSSSKVTTVLRPASQLPNAATAQPAVQHIIHQPIQSRPAVTTSSTIPPAVVATVSATRAQSPVITTTTTHATESALSRPTLSIQQHPPSAPISIQRPAQPRDTATRITLPSHPAIGTQKQQLHPMAQKTIFSTGTPVAAATVAPILATNTIPSVTTAGSIPHTQAATSTIVTVTMPSHSSHATAVTTSNIPVAKVVPQQITHTSPRIQSDYTAERSNLIPISSHRASPNPVAMEARNDNRQSVPVQFQYFLPTYPPSYPLAAHTYTPITSSVSTIRQYPVSAQAPNSAIAAQTGVGVASTVHLNPMQLMTVDASHARHIQGIQSTPIGAQGIQPAPISAQGIQSTPIGTQGLHPAAPIGTQSLQTAPLGPQQPQTETKTSVVLADGATIMANPISNTFNSASASTTVVQTHSQSANSSTSAQGSSPRPSILRKKPTTDGLAVRKSLIPPQPSEVAGTRVESSVRSASGSPRPAGVKPKPEIHVSMAAPVTVSVEAVSIQSNEQPPVSVPTSQQPQSAIPTIITAASPPSQPTAALSSIPGTLPAPPPTSATVVTVPPPPSTISGILSTVLGPVVPEIKIKEEVEPLDIMRPVSAVPPLSTNSVSPSVTLLANNLTVPQSDLPPGASPRKKPRKQQHIISTEEGDMMETNSTDDEKSTTKSLLIKAEKRKSPPKEYIDEEGVRYVPVRPRPPITLLRHYRNPWKAAYHHFQRYSDVRVKEEKKAMLQEIANQKGVSCRAQGWKVHLCAAQLLQLTNLEHDVYERLTSLQEGIIPKKKAATDDDLHQINELIQGNMQRCKLVMDQINEARESMLKVLDHKERVLKLLNKNGTVKKVSKLKRKEKV is encoded by the exons ATGAGTTCTCAGCAGTTTCCCCGTACTGGAGCCCCTCCCCCAAGTCTAGGACCAGCTCCTCCTCCAATCTCCACCAGTGGATCTGCTGGACTGATAAATCCAGCAACCACAG TGAGTGATGAACCTAATCGAGAATTGGAAGTGACTCCCAGAGATCATGTGGTTCCTGCTGGCTCTCTTCAGTCTCGTGAAGAGAAGCAGGAAACAGTGGTAGTTCGACCATATCCACAAATGCAAATGTTGACACAGCACCATACAGTGCCGTCTGGTGTACCAGTTACAGTGGCAGCTCCTCCAACACATTTGGCTCCAGCAGTgccactttctttttctgaaggGCTTATGAAG CCTCCTCTGAAGCCCACAATACCCAGTCGTCCTATTGCACCAGCACCACCATCTACTCTGTCTGGTCCCACCAAAGTCCCTGGGCAGGTTACTGTAACAATGGAGAGTAGCATTCCACAGGCATCTGCTATTCCCGTAGCAACGATCAGTGGACAACAG GGACATCCCAACAGCGTGCACCATATAATGACAACCAATGTTCAGATGTCAATCATCCGAAGTAGTGCTCCTGGGCCACCCTTACATATTGGAGCTTCTCACTTGCCTCGAG gggcagctgctgctgctgtgatgTCAAGTTCTAAAGTAACAACTGTTTTGAGGCCAGCTTCACAGTTGCCAAATGCAGCAACAGCTCAACCGGCAGTTCAGCATATCATTCATCAACCTATCCAG TCTCGGCCTGCTGTGACAACTTCAAGTACAATTCCGCCTGCTGTAGTTGCAACGGTCTCAGCCACAAGGGCTCAGTCACCTGTTATTACTACAACAACCACACATGCTACAGAATCTGCTCTCAG tcGGCCAACACTGTCAATTCAACAGCACCCACCTTCTGCACCTATCAGTATTCAGCGTCCTGCCCAGCCAAGGGATACAGCAACCAGAATTACTTTACCTTCCCATCCAGCCATAGGAACACAAAAACAACAGCTTCACCCCATGGCTCAG AAAACAATTTTTAGTACTGGTACTCCAGTAGCAGCAGCAACTGTGGCACCAATTTTAGCAACAAATACTATTCCTTCTGTGACTACAGCTG GTTCCATACCTCACACTCAGGCTGCCACAAGTACAATTGTCACTGTGACTATGCCCTCACACTCATCCCATGCAACAGCTGTGACCACTTCAAACATCCCAGTTG CTAAAGTTGTCCCTCAGCAAATCACACACACCTCTCCCCGTATCCAGTCTGATTACACAGCAGAGAGAAGTAATCTCATTCCTATATCTAGTCACCGTGCATCTCCAAATCCAGTGGCAATGGAAGCTAGAAATGATAATAG ACAGTCAGTGCCTGTTCAATTTCAGTATTTCTTACCAACATATCCTCCTTCATATCCTTTGGCTGCCCACACTTACACACCTATTACCAGCTCTGTATCCACTATCCGCCAATATCCTG TTTCAGCCCAGGCTCCCAATTCTGCCATAGCAGCTCAAACTGGAGTAGGAGTAGCTTCAACAGTGCATCTTAATCCCATGCAGCTGATGACAGTAGATGCATCACACGCCCGTCATATACAGGGCATACAGTCTACACCAATTGGTGCACAAGGGATACAGCCAGCACCCATCAGTGCCCAAGGAATACAGTCTACGCCAATTGGAACCCAAGGGCTACATCCAGCTGCACCAATTGGCACTCAAAGTCTTCAAACTGCACCACTGGGGCCTCAACAACCACAAACTGAAACCAAGACATcag TGGTCTTAGCAGATGGAGCCACCATTATGGCCAATCCAATTAGCAATACATTCAACTCTGCTTCAGCTTCAACCACAGTGGTGCAAACCCACAGCCAGAGTGCCAATTCTAGCACATCAGCTCAGGGTTCATCGCCACGTCCAAGCATTCTCCGAAAGAAACCTACTACTGATGG GCTGGCAGTGAGGAAAAGCCTCATTCCTCCTCAACCATCTGAGGTAGCTGGCACTCGTGTAGAGAGTTCTGTGAGAAGTGCAAGTGGATCACCAAGACCAGCTGG TGTTAAACCTAAGCCAGAAATTCATGTGTCAATGGCCGCTCCCGTAACAGTGTCTGTGGAGGCAGTATCCATACAGAGCAATGAGCAGCCTCCTGTCTCGGTCCCTACTTCTCAGCAACCACAGTCTGCCATTCCAACAATCATCACGGCAGCTAGTCCACCTTCACAGCCCACAGCTGCTCTGTCAAGCATTCCAGGAACACTTCCAGCTCCTCCACCTACTTCAGCCACAGTTGTAACTGTTCCTCCACCTCCATCAACCATAAGTGGTATCCTCTCTACAGTACTGGGTCCTGTTGtgccagagattaaaataaaAGAGGAGGTAGAACCTTTGGATATAATGCGACCAGTCTCAg caGTCCCTCCACTGAGCACAAATAGTGTGTCTCCATCTGTTACATTGCTGGCCAACAACCTTACAGTGCCCCAAAGTGACTTGCCGCCAGGTGCTTCCCCAAGGAAAAAACCACGTAAGCAGCAACACATCATCTCTACAGAGGAAGGGGATATGATGGAGACCAATAGCACGGATGATGAGAAATCCACTACCAAAAGCTTGCTGATAAAGGCAGAAAAGCGCAAATCACCTCCAAAAGAATATATAG ATGAAGAAGGAGTGAGGTATGTGCCTGTACGTCCAAGACCACCCATAACTCTGCTTCGTCACTATCGCAATCCATGGAAAGCAGCCTATCACCATTTCCAGCGGTACAGTGATGTCAGAGTAAAAG AAGAGAAGAAAGCTATGCTACAAGAGATAGCTAATCAGAAAGGGGTATCTTGCCGTGCCCAGGGCTGGAAAGTCCATCTCTGTGCAGCACAGTTATTACAGCTG acTAATCTGGAACATGATGTGTATGAACGACTCACTTCCTTACAAGAAGGCATTATCCCCAAGAAAAAGGCAGCAACTGATGATGACCTGCatcaaataaatgaattgatACAG GGAAATATGCAGAGATGTAAACTTGTAATGGATCAAATAAATGAGGCTCGAGAATCCATGCTAAAGGTCTTGGATCACAAAGAGCGTGTGTTGAAGCTCCTTAACAAGAATGGAACTGTCAAGAAAGTATCCAAattgaagagaaaagaaaaggtttaG
- the SAP130 gene encoding histone deacetylase complex subunit SAP130 isoform X4, which produces MSSQQFPRTGAPPPSLGPAPPPISTSGSAGLINPATTVVSDEPNRELEVTPRDHVVPAGSLQSREEKQETVVVRPYPQMQMLTQHHTVPSGVPVTVAAPPTHLAPAVPLSFSEGLMKPPLKPTIPSRPIAPAPPSTLSGPTKVPGQVTVTMESSIPQASAIPVATISGQQGHPNSVHHIMTTNVQMSIIRSSAPGPPLHIGASHLPRGAAAAAVMSSSKVTTVLRPASQLPNAATAQPAVQHIIHQPIQSRPAVTTSSTIPPAVVATVSATRAQSPVITTTTTHATESALSRPTLSIQQHPPSAPISIQRPAQPRDTATRITLPSHPAIGTQKQQLHPMAQKTIFSTGTPVAAATVAPILATNTIPSVTTAGSIPHTQAATSTIVTVTMPSHSSHATAVTTSNIPVAKVVPQQITHTSPRIQSDYTAERSNLIPISSHRASPNPVAMEARNDNRQSVPVQFQYFLPTYPPSYPLAAHTYTPITSSVSTIRQYPVSAQAPNSAIAAQTGVGVASTVHLNPMQLMTVDASHARHIQGIQSTPIGAQGIQPAPISAQGIQSTPIGTQGLHPAAPIGTQSLQTAPLGPQQPQTETKTSVVLADGATIMANPISNTFNSASASTTVVQTHSQSANSSTSAQGSSPRPSILRKKPTTDGLAVRKSLIPPQPSEVAGTRVESSVRSASGSPRPAGVKPKPEIHVSMAAPVTVSVEAVSIQSNEQPPVSVPTSQQPQSAIPTIITAASPPSQPTAALSSIPGTLPAPPPTSATVVTVPPPPSTISGILSTVLGPVVPEIKIKEEVEPLDIMRPVSAVPPLSTNSVSPSVTLLANNLTVPQSDLPPGASPRKKPRKQQHIISTEEGDMMETNSTDDEKSTTKSLLIKAEKRKSPPKEYIDEEGVRYVPVRPRPPITLLRHYRNPWKAAYHHFQRYSDVRVKEKKAMLQEIANQKGVSCRAQGWKVHLCAAQLLQLTNLEHDVYERLTSLQEGIIPKKKAATDDDLHQINELIQGNMQRCKLVMDQINEARESMLKVLDHKERVLKLLNKNGTVKKVSKLKRKEKV; this is translated from the exons ATGAGTTCTCAGCAGTTTCCCCGTACTGGAGCCCCTCCCCCAAGTCTAGGACCAGCTCCTCCTCCAATCTCCACCAGTGGATCTGCTGGACTGATAAATCCAGCAACCACAG taGTGAGTGATGAACCTAATCGAGAATTGGAAGTGACTCCCAGAGATCATGTGGTTCCTGCTGGCTCTCTTCAGTCTCGTGAAGAGAAGCAGGAAACAGTGGTAGTTCGACCATATCCACAAATGCAAATGTTGACACAGCACCATACAGTGCCGTCTGGTGTACCAGTTACAGTGGCAGCTCCTCCAACACATTTGGCTCCAGCAGTgccactttctttttctgaaggGCTTATGAAG CCTCCTCTGAAGCCCACAATACCCAGTCGTCCTATTGCACCAGCACCACCATCTACTCTGTCTGGTCCCACCAAAGTCCCTGGGCAGGTTACTGTAACAATGGAGAGTAGCATTCCACAGGCATCTGCTATTCCCGTAGCAACGATCAGTGGACAACAG GGACATCCCAACAGCGTGCACCATATAATGACAACCAATGTTCAGATGTCAATCATCCGAAGTAGTGCTCCTGGGCCACCCTTACATATTGGAGCTTCTCACTTGCCTCGAG gggcagctgctgctgctgtgatgTCAAGTTCTAAAGTAACAACTGTTTTGAGGCCAGCTTCACAGTTGCCAAATGCAGCAACAGCTCAACCGGCAGTTCAGCATATCATTCATCAACCTATCCAG TCTCGGCCTGCTGTGACAACTTCAAGTACAATTCCGCCTGCTGTAGTTGCAACGGTCTCAGCCACAAGGGCTCAGTCACCTGTTATTACTACAACAACCACACATGCTACAGAATCTGCTCTCAG tcGGCCAACACTGTCAATTCAACAGCACCCACCTTCTGCACCTATCAGTATTCAGCGTCCTGCCCAGCCAAGGGATACAGCAACCAGAATTACTTTACCTTCCCATCCAGCCATAGGAACACAAAAACAACAGCTTCACCCCATGGCTCAG AAAACAATTTTTAGTACTGGTACTCCAGTAGCAGCAGCAACTGTGGCACCAATTTTAGCAACAAATACTATTCCTTCTGTGACTACAGCTG GTTCCATACCTCACACTCAGGCTGCCACAAGTACAATTGTCACTGTGACTATGCCCTCACACTCATCCCATGCAACAGCTGTGACCACTTCAAACATCCCAGTTG CTAAAGTTGTCCCTCAGCAAATCACACACACCTCTCCCCGTATCCAGTCTGATTACACAGCAGAGAGAAGTAATCTCATTCCTATATCTAGTCACCGTGCATCTCCAAATCCAGTGGCAATGGAAGCTAGAAATGATAATAG ACAGTCAGTGCCTGTTCAATTTCAGTATTTCTTACCAACATATCCTCCTTCATATCCTTTGGCTGCCCACACTTACACACCTATTACCAGCTCTGTATCCACTATCCGCCAATATCCTG TTTCAGCCCAGGCTCCCAATTCTGCCATAGCAGCTCAAACTGGAGTAGGAGTAGCTTCAACAGTGCATCTTAATCCCATGCAGCTGATGACAGTAGATGCATCACACGCCCGTCATATACAGGGCATACAGTCTACACCAATTGGTGCACAAGGGATACAGCCAGCACCCATCAGTGCCCAAGGAATACAGTCTACGCCAATTGGAACCCAAGGGCTACATCCAGCTGCACCAATTGGCACTCAAAGTCTTCAAACTGCACCACTGGGGCCTCAACAACCACAAACTGAAACCAAGACATcag TGGTCTTAGCAGATGGAGCCACCATTATGGCCAATCCAATTAGCAATACATTCAACTCTGCTTCAGCTTCAACCACAGTGGTGCAAACCCACAGCCAGAGTGCCAATTCTAGCACATCAGCTCAGGGTTCATCGCCACGTCCAAGCATTCTCCGAAAGAAACCTACTACTGATGG GCTGGCAGTGAGGAAAAGCCTCATTCCTCCTCAACCATCTGAGGTAGCTGGCACTCGTGTAGAGAGTTCTGTGAGAAGTGCAAGTGGATCACCAAGACCAGCTGG TGTTAAACCTAAGCCAGAAATTCATGTGTCAATGGCCGCTCCCGTAACAGTGTCTGTGGAGGCAGTATCCATACAGAGCAATGAGCAGCCTCCTGTCTCGGTCCCTACTTCTCAGCAACCACAGTCTGCCATTCCAACAATCATCACGGCAGCTAGTCCACCTTCACAGCCCACAGCTGCTCTGTCAAGCATTCCAGGAACACTTCCAGCTCCTCCACCTACTTCAGCCACAGTTGTAACTGTTCCTCCACCTCCATCAACCATAAGTGGTATCCTCTCTACAGTACTGGGTCCTGTTGtgccagagattaaaataaaAGAGGAGGTAGAACCTTTGGATATAATGCGACCAGTCTCAg caGTCCCTCCACTGAGCACAAATAGTGTGTCTCCATCTGTTACATTGCTGGCCAACAACCTTACAGTGCCCCAAAGTGACTTGCCGCCAGGTGCTTCCCCAAGGAAAAAACCACGTAAGCAGCAACACATCATCTCTACAGAGGAAGGGGATATGATGGAGACCAATAGCACGGATGATGAGAAATCCACTACCAAAAGCTTGCTGATAAAGGCAGAAAAGCGCAAATCACCTCCAAAAGAATATATAG ATGAAGAAGGAGTGAGGTATGTGCCTGTACGTCCAAGACCACCCATAACTCTGCTTCGTCACTATCGCAATCCATGGAAAGCAGCCTATCACCATTTCCAGCGGTACAGTGATGTCAGAGTAAAAG AGAAGAAAGCTATGCTACAAGAGATAGCTAATCAGAAAGGGGTATCTTGCCGTGCCCAGGGCTGGAAAGTCCATCTCTGTGCAGCACAGTTATTACAGCTG acTAATCTGGAACATGATGTGTATGAACGACTCACTTCCTTACAAGAAGGCATTATCCCCAAGAAAAAGGCAGCAACTGATGATGACCTGCatcaaataaatgaattgatACAG GGAAATATGCAGAGATGTAAACTTGTAATGGATCAAATAAATGAGGCTCGAGAATCCATGCTAAAGGTCTTGGATCACAAAGAGCGTGTGTTGAAGCTCCTTAACAAGAATGGAACTGTCAAGAAAGTATCCAAattgaagagaaaagaaaaggtttaG